The DNA region GGATCTGATTGGACTTTAACTTCCGATATTGACTACGAAGAAGCTCTTGCAGTACAACACGACGCTCGTTTGAGTAAACATTAATGGCATCCGAAAGTTGAGATCCCTCAGCAATCCTCGCCTCTTTTAATGCATCACGCAGAAACAATCCAGGCAGCTGCTTCAGAGTTTGATGGTGTCTCCTCCTTCTGTCCGCGTCTACCATAGGACCATTATTTTCCAAAATTCCACAAACTATCAGCTGCCTCACATATGCCTGAGGGTAAAAAATGCCAGACCGTACAAGTTCACATATGAAATGCTGAAGGCGCTTGACACCCTCTCCTTTGTGAACTTCATGTTGATCAATCCAACATACAATGATATCATGTAAAGGACCAGGACTTTCAAATATATCTGACGAATGTATTCTAATTCCATCCAAATGTTTCgcattttttatttcacaaCCACTTCCCAGAAATTTCCTGCCCGTATAACTATTCTGCTGGTTGGAAACTTTTGCAACACTCTCAGACTTGCGGCGTGGTGGCAAATGCCAATCTCTTATTTTTAGCTTCAACAGTCGTATAGCAACatatatttgtgaaaaatcTTTAATCCCCGTGAACTTAGCGTCATGCATTGGAGAAGTTCGAAAATCTCTGAAATCACATGTTGCCCACTCACAAAGGAAGAATACAGAGCAAACAAATGACAGGCTTACAGCCCCAATCCACTTCAGCGAAGATCTTAAGCATGGACTGACTTGTTCTATCCAACCTTCATCAACAGCTCCATCATGAAGATCttcaaaaagatatttataagCCCCTCTTACATCTCCTTGCAGAAGTGCTTTATCCAAGGACTGTATAGCTTTAGCAACACTGTGACCAGGGTAACCAGGGCTAGCACCCTTCGCAAGATTATCCACACGCCTCTGAATGGCAGAAATGACACATTCAAACGAAATGGATTGATACTGTGCATCAACCCCTTTCCATCTAAACACATTGGCAGCATCAGTTGAGCTATTCTTTATCTTTCCTGCATCTTCAGATGCCTTCATCATAAAATTTCCATCATTTGCTGCATAAGATACTACACAAGGTGGTAATGGGAAACAATCTAAAGCAACAAACGTATCAGGTACAGCCAGTATTAGATATCGAAGCATCTCAGCTAATGCAGACATAGTATATGCCCTCCGAGAATTATCTACAAGATCAGATCCACCAGGAGAAGGCTCACGAATAAGATGAATTGCGATTCCAACAAGGGACCGTACATATGTTTGCGATAATACAATAGTTTCTAAAACATCATAAATGATAGGCAATACCAACTGCAAAATCTCTAGCAATTCTTTTTCCTGAAACTGAAGATACAGGAATAAAAACTAGAGAAgtaaaacacacaaaaaaaaaaaaggttgaaattatatttttcattagagCAGGAACCATGTCGTACGCAAAATTAagacctaaaataaaataagcataCCACAAAAAAATACCTTCAGTTGCCCCAGAACCCAATCGATAATATGAGAAGGAAGAAGCAGCCCTTCTGCATGGTGCCATTGCACAAGACGCACCACATACCACCATTTAAAATGTAGGGAAGGCTCCTCACCATCCATGACTGCTGCTGGATCACTCCTTTGCAGAACAGACCCAGAATAAAGCACTTGTGGCGATCGATCTCTGGAGTGCTGATTAGAATGAGAATTATTTCGTGAGATGAACTCATCCAGGAGGTATTGCAAGTAATCAATAACATCTTTCGTCCAGAGCTCAGTGCGAGACAACTGAATTTTGTCAGTAGCCCCACAAGAAATATTAGTTGAACTGGGACGGACCTGGAAAAATACAGCTACAAAGTGATGTCTTCCAATACATAAACATATGCATATtcgaaagaaaagagaaaaccaAGTACAATTGAATGAGTTTGACAATTTTCCCCAACAAACCAAGCATCTATACCTGATTAAGATAAGTTACTTTAATAAACCAAGTTGCTCTCAGCAATGGAACATTATTCCGAATAAGTACTTCAAATAAGGATCTTTTCCTATACCCATGAGGAACATGGTCGGCCAAAGAACATAATTGCTTATGTTGTTGAGATAAACCctataataaaaaaggaaaaggaagattttaaattagtaaaacataaataaataggtaccaagaaagaaattattagataGAAACTGAGTATAAAACTCATACCTCAATCCATTTCTTCTTGAAATCTTCACCACATTGCCTCAGCTCAGGATAAGCACCAGGCTTAGATAAAAGTGAACCAGAAAGAGGCACTCCATAAACTTGACCAGCCTGTCATTACAAACATAAGAGTACAACTTCAATTTCCATGACAACCACATAGAACTTCCATATAGACACATGCATATTCcataaatatatgcataaattatctcagaaaatgaaattatagaatAACCCACTAAAGGTACGCATTGGTTCAAGAAAAAGTACAAAAGCAGGCATATGGGAGACAGGTTTGAAGAGTGTGtgtgtgaaaataaaattatagaataacCCACTAAAGGTACAAATTGGTtcaagaaaaagttaaaaagcaGGCATATGGGAGACAGGTTTGAAGAGTGTGCAcgcatatatattattacttccACAAAACCTAGTCAATAGGAGATGATCAATGGATCACCTTGCGCTTTTGAGCTCGAGATTCATTAATGGCCCTTAGACATTTTCTGATTGCCTGCAGGTAAGAGCAAATACTTAACCATCAGGCAAACTCCTAATCATTATCCATCGTACTAAATCCAGCATGGAGAAAGTATCAGAATTTTAAAAGGTCATCCCAGCCTCATGAATCAAGTCATTCACCTCTCTGCATTTCAGGACAACAGGCTTACTGAAAGTTTGAACCTGAGATGGTGAAATCTCCCTATTTTCCTGTCCAGCATATAAAACCAAGTTAGATTACAACCACCAAGGGCATCATATATGTGCTCTCATCATCAATATTTCGCAAGTAATACATGCTTTGATGATTATATTCCTTGCAAGATACACTAAGGGGCCTATTTATTCATACCAAATTAAATGCTTCTCCAGACAAACGACAATACAATGTTACTTTCACAAACACATCAAAGGACCCATTTATTCAGACTAACTTATGCTTATGCTACTGTGGCCTACAACTATACCAAATCTCAAGGAACCTGAGCATATtgtagagaagaaaaaaagatttcTCCTTAATTTGTGactaagaataagaaaaaagggtaaagtggaaaaagagctCAGACAGAATGTACAATTTAAcgaataaaacaataacatatgAATGCTGCAACTTGGAAATCTAACAAGAATAGGTGGATTATAAGAGTGTACCTCAAGTCCTTCAACAGTCTCCTTGTATCCATTCTGCACATATTCTCTAGTGAGAGTCTCCTCAGGGCAATTTGgagtttgagggtgaaaatcaGGTGGCCCAAGCCTATGGATAgaattatgataaattaaaaGATGGACAAGAGGAATTACTATGCAACATAAGGTAACATGTTTAAGAAGCCAAATACCAGAATCTGAAACTACTACACTTATGCACTCATAGCTACTTGCAAGCTCTTAACCCCATTCTGTATTCTATGTTAAATAGTTCCACAGGAGGCCAAATTAActaatacaaaaaaatgaaaataagaatgCCACAGTTTTAGAAAAATTACCTGGAATTCAAAGGTTCTTTATCACACTTCAACTTGTACGGGGTTAACGGAATTGACCGCCtataaattgagaaaaattCACTTAGTTATGAGGGAACAACCTTGTTCACTTAAAAACTGTcttgtaaagaaaaaataaagaaatcgcCTTCAAAATATGATCCCCAAGCTTTTAACTAAAAAAGGAATTGctttaagtgaaaaattattgGTGACTGAGGAAAGAGAAGGCCAAGCAATTCATAAAGACCAATTTGATAAGACAGCAGACATTATTTAACCGTTACCTAGAATTTACAGAGAAGTTAGAAGGCAGCACAGATGAATCAGTTCGGGAAGTATCCCTAGCTGATGCCCCGCCTATTGCACTGTTATTTACAGCACTAGTGCAGCCGCTAGCATGATACCGTTGCATTTCTCCCAACTACCACCGGCATGCTGCTTTCAGCATCAACAAACTAGAAGCATGTAACTAAATAAGCAGGATCACCCTGTGAGCTATAAAATAGAAACTTTTTCGGATAAAAAAGGAATAAAGTTAGATACAACAACCAAAGACTCAATTCTATCACCTCAAGTATTTAATATCTCTTGGTTAATGCAACACACCTCCCCTAGCAATGACAGAATGTGAATAGATATACTGCATTTAtccaattaacaaaattttagctCATCCGATGAAACAAGCCATGATAATCAATGCTGCAAATGAATGGCAGAATTCTGACCTATCAAGAAGAGAGCAAAACAATACATCTCGAACAAAAAAGTGATCATGTGGGGAAATACAGAATAAGCGACAGAGAAAACCCTAATCAACCAATATAGTGTATCAAAAAGTTGAAACTTGTACCATCTTTCTTATATTTACTtacaagtttaatttatttttacagcCATTCTAAATATAAGATACAAAGTCAAGAATTAGGTGATAAAACAATTTTGCTAGTCTAAATTGCCAAAACATAATACATTACATAACACCCTAAAGTTTTATATTAAGCTCTCAGAAAAAGTTAGGAGTTGCCAAAATTTTGGAGCAGCAACATTAATAACATGTCAAATGCAAACCCCATAATACTGGGTACAAACCTGCCGCAATCGTTTCAGTTCAACTAATCAATAAATAACCTAATTATTCGTATTTGTCAGACATCTAACttgttagaaataaaacaaacactATAGTAAAATGTTGAACCTCCCTGTAAACATAAACTTCAAACTTCCACAACACATAAACCTCAGTTTGAAAATGCCAAATTAACACAATTAGAAACAAAAGGAATAAAGCAATAAACTTCCAAAAAGAAAGGTTCAAACTTGTATCAATATCTCCACTAGAATGCAAAACAGCAACTAAGATTAATCAAATCACTTTGATCTGCAAACATTAATCATGAAACTACCCCCAATAGCTCAGCCCTAGCACTTCCCATCCCAAGATAACAAACCCCAGGGGCCTAATCAGTTCAAAACCAAAATGAAAcgataaaaacttttaaaaaaggACAATAAATGGCACCGTATCCAtctattaacaaaacaaatctAATCGCAAGGAAAATTACATCCCAATTACGTCTTCTATCTTACCAACACGAATATAAACACTAAATCACCAAATCTACAACCAAAAGCATCCTAATttcaacaaatacaaaaattagggtttatggTCAACTCTAATTTTAGGTTCAGAAACAAGTAATTAACCTACTCCAGATTAGGGTTAAAGCGTAGCAGTATGACTAGGGTTTTGATGGCAAAAGCGTAAATTACAAGAGAACAAGTACAGGATGGAACGGGACAAAAGATAGGTTTAGATTGCTAGAGAGAAAGAGCAGTAGAAGCGTACCTTGAAAGAATTTCGGATTGAAAAAATTTCAGagattttagagaaaaataaattttagggtTATCGAAGAGAAGAGTCTCGGGCTTTGAGGATTTTGACCCTTTTTAGCTTTGCTGATGACGAcgacgatgatgatgatgcccCTGTTGCTTCCTGTgctaaaaagaataaaagagaaCAAGAGAGTGATCTACtactgattaaaaaaaaactatttttttaagcTGTATATTTTCTCCTTCCGTTTTTGCCcttttagttcaattttgaattttcctCCTGTAACAGTTGCTTTCGAATTTAGTGAAAATGAAACTAATTATGGTAATGTGTTCAGTTTCAatcttttaaattatgtattattattttattaaataattttaaattaaaataaaattaacacttaaattattaatatattgtttaaatagttaattagttatttaaaattaaatatatataacattattcggTTTAATCagactttgttttaattaaagtGATAAGAGCTTGATGTGTCAATGTTAAGAAGGAATATTattcaaaactcaaatatttggAAAGAAGGTAATCTAGTCCCATCTTACCTTGTCAGGACCTCATTCAACTCACTACTCCTGTCTTTGGTACCCACTTTGGACATGGCCAGCTCCTATGGTATGATAGGCAAAACTCGGATCTGAGCGGCCTCAAATTCGTGTTGGGTTTAAGTTTttcgataatatatcaaaataatatttttaattgatctATTTTAGTGGTGATGAAACTGATTTAAATGAGGTTATTCattaccaaaaagaaaattcatctttgaatcaaataaaccaagtttgaacctcataattttagttttaaatcaatcttgaattgattttttttcttaatttgagttaatcttGAGTTTAGAGATAGATTTAAGTCAAATCGAACTTGATTTGAGTTCGCTCAAGATTGATTGTGATATAGTAGAGTCAAGCTCGAATGACGAGTCTTGTAACTCACAAACTTGAACTCCAAATAATTGATAGTGTTCAAACTATATATAACAGTTTTTTTATAGTTATTCAATGAGGAACACAACTCCGAGCTAAAAAAGCAATCAGttaagattaatataaaaacaaaatgattaaaaatgttaaacctaataattgatttttattaacaaaagtaagagagaaaagaaaatttgttgacTATTATTAAAATGGAAGGGTTGTTGTTTGAAGAGTTTAGGTTGTTCATTCatatattgtgtttagatttAGTTTCGTATACGTTGTCGTATTAGGAAGAAGTGTAGTCCACCATTGatatctctctttttttgtGTGCAACCTCACAATTAATCTCAGTGTGATGGAACTCATGagtttgataatttaaacaCTGCGTGACTCAAGCTCAATGCAATCACCCATCAATGGCTTGAGCTTAAGCAACAATAACTcattttgagtttaattaagtttgaatcaattGGGTTCAAATCAATGGGTATTTaagttgattattttatattcgaGCACATATCAAACTAACTCTTTTCAAACTCGTTCAAATAGAATTTAACCCTAGTGATAAGTGATGTGTAcatagggatgacaatttggacctGACTTTAAGGATctcgaccctaacggggaggggatttccCGATAAAAACGAGGAAAAGGGCGGGGATGGAGACAAAAAGAATCCCCGTAATcagggacgggtcggggacagGGATACATGTATCGCcaccccgccccgcccctcccctcccctcccctccccctaaacctaatatattaatataataatttctaaactattaagttttagaaatttttacattatgatttattaaaactataactttaattttactaattttttaattatcaattattagtttttactaatttctaaactattaatctaatatattaaaaaaaccctagaatctcattatcataaaatgcaaatgcaccaaattaattttatttcaacttcaaaacttagttagtcaatccaccaggttttacatacaaaaaataataaattataaacttgataaaatcaattgaagtgaataaaaagtgttaaatttaatgttattataaaattaccctaaatcatatacataaagagctactaatgaaaagattgattattgcatattgttagattttatgaaaactttatatttgaactaaaataacaaagaatattttgtagctcttgtagcaagtgatattttgggaaaatatgatttattttatttattgaaatatataaaagaattaaaatttatatttatgggtatgagGAGGGAATTTTTCCCtgcggggaggggatttttccccacggggacggggcagggatgaggaggggatttttttccgtggggacggggaggggatgaagaggggattttccttcacggggaggggacggggattattttttatccctgcaacggggacggggattgatatcccctccccgcccctccccattgccatccctatgTGTACAAGGCCCAAGAACAAATtcgatataatttttaaatcactGTATggtattttttttgaattgtaatgtgatttttttgttgaactgtattactattatatatttgtgtatatcttactaaaccaattttttcatattgaatcagtataaaaaaaaaaacccaaaaaaatatattactatatttctaaatatagatgaatgtgtattttatatgaatagtattatatgtataaataatgatttattatcatataattgaatatttaaaaattaaagataaaataatattcaatcgtatagtaatatattattgtttatgtataaaattatgcacataatattattgattttatattcatGTCATTCTTTGGTTGGGCTCTTTTATCGTGCTATGCATATCAAAGGTTATGAAAATACGCTACACATTATTGTCACATGCAGAGACTCAATCAATGGAAATGTAATTTATACatagagaaattaatttatagttagaatataattaaatcgaaattttcaaaatgatgtaATGTTATGAGAGTTGGATTCAATTCTAGTTCAAACAGTTAAGATTGAATGAACAAAGTTCAATTCAAAGGGTAAGtttgttttcataaatataGGTGGATTTAAGCGGAGttgaattaaaacttaagtAATATAGGgttcaatttgagttaaaaaaaagttaaacttGAGTTCAGGTTCGGCTTGAGGGAAGacaaactcaaattcgatttgCTCAAGCTTGGCTAGATGTTGTAGTTAAGccaaaattgattgaaataaagtttttttttttttatatatattgatcaaaacaatattgttttaatcaatttaaatcaaacttttataaGCTCACGAGGTTGGCAAGATGAACATTTCCTAAGcttgaacttgatggtacaaTATCTTTATGCTTGAACTCACCTACGTTGAACTCGATTTAAGCTTGTTCAAATCTAGCTTGACAATCGAACTTATTCGAATTGAGTTAACAATTGTGCTCAAATTAGTCTGGCTCAAATCCGTAGTTATTCATATAGCGAGCCAAGTTTGAGTTGatcaaaatattcaagtttgaatcaattcgaattgattctaaagtaaaattatttttttaataaagttcgACTCTTAACTTGTTGATCTTGAATTGacttttaaaagatttaaatcgatctcaaattaagttttatttaaatttaactcaaatcgaatctaatcctaaatgttattaaatatatatatatatatatatatatagtttatcatgaaatattcaaaattacaaattagGTACGGCAAGATAAAAAAGATGTCCAAAATTGTAAATACACAAAACCGGGCAAAGTGTGAGAGTCTTAGCAGTGGCAGCATAGGAGAACCATAAGTAGGAGTAACTACAGAGGAAAGAAGTAGACAAGGCAACGTAATATCCTCTCTGTAGTTTTGACTCTAAAGAAGGTAATGTAAAGTCTTGTCTGGCTATTTGAATCTATTATTTACCCTGTCCTCTTCCTAAATTAGGGTTTgtcaaaattagggtttgtttGAAAAGGCATGTATGGCCTTATTAATAGcctttcaaaatcaataaaaccaAATACAAAATGGGTCTTGGTGATCTGCTTCTGCTACACCAGTCCACAACAGCTTTCGTGTTGGGTATTTTAGTTGCCCCTTCAATTCATAACCCAGATTCCCAACCTTCTTGAAATCTCTCACTCTTAATTATTCAGTTAattgcatcatcatcatcaagatCCTACCCGGCCGTTCCGTGTGGACTCCTACCATTAATACACGCCCTTCTGCATTTCAAATTATTCGTCGCTTTCCACTCTAAGGGCAGggtaatataatttgatttcacCACCACCTTCTATCGATTTTTATATAACACTGCCACGGCCGCCCATCCACTTTACTCAACACCAATGACGCAGCGTCGCAACAGAACGCCGTCGATGGCATATGTTGGCGAAAGCGTttgtggtggtggtgggttGGGTGAACTGCGACGAAGTGGCGGCAACGTTAAAGCCATTTTAGCACTTTtccttgtttgatttttttgctattcaaaagaaaatatatttcaaaaaagCAATGCCTGGTTACTGTTAATATGTGCATTCGATGCTTTagtaatgttattattattattattttctgtaTGAATTTGTTTGAGTATTGTCATTTTGTTGGCtgtttgttatatatttttttgtgatGTTGAGCCCGTCTTATCGTTTTCAGACTTCATTGGAAAAGGTTTCCTATTGTTGAGAACTTTGAGTAGAAGAATATCTGTGTTGTGGTAATGAAATCCTACATGGAGAGTCCACAAATATTAGgaatggaattttttttttttttaaatttatgatagtGGAATTAAATGGTACGGAAATAGTACAAGAGGTTGTGTCGATTTCATGGGTTGCAGggaaaatgtttgaaaatttgtctAAATGTGACTTTGTAGGATCAGTTTGGAAGCCGTAAAGTGAGGAAGCTGCTAAGGCGGTACAATGAGCGCAAAGACACAACTAAAGACTGGACttcctcaaatttttaaatcagaTACAGCTTTGaaattggtaattttttttgtttcagtaGGTTTTGAAGAatgagttttgatattttatgtgATGGGATGTTTTGCTTCTGGGTTTGCACCCCATTGAGATGATTGCTTGTAGTGAACTTTTTATTGTAGTACTCAAATGAATTCTCTCCCTGTGCAAAAGAAAGTGACAATTAAGTTGTGCAAATATTTATACATCTCAGGGttgaattttatcttattttaataagtGTTATGATTGAGCATGATGAGGGCCTTGGTGGTGAATGATATGACTGTGTACATGATGATTTGGGTTGACAGTGCTAGATGCTCATTTAGGTTTATAAATTGTGCCTGGATTTTTTTAGACATCTGCTTCCTTTTCCTTCTACAAGttcattataaaattcaatGTTATACTAAGAACAGCAGTTTTAGGCTTGTGTGGAAGTGGGTTATGGTGAATTCTTTGCAGAGTACATGGATTCACTGGTATTTACTTTATACATTTGCCTGACTGaaactttttccttttctttgtgCTTGACATTGTTGATGTGCAGGCTGAGCAGTGGGTTAATAATATGACTAAAGTTGAAGAGGATGAACCAACTGAAGTAGAATCAGAGGGGCGGCCTTCTAGGTCATATAACAGTCTTCACATTGTTCACCTAGGCTTTATTTCATCATAAACTGGTTGTTAGAACTACTATGCTTGTTTTTGTAGGCTTGGACTTGGTGCAAAAGTTTCACGCCAATCCAAATTTCAACCTTCAAATGATCCTGTTGAAAGAAAGTTGCATGCCAGGTTGGATGCTTGCAAAAGAAAAGCTGCGAAAAATGCTGAGGAGTCTCCTAAAGATGGgcatgatgatgatgacgaagatgaagatgatttagAAAGCAGAACTAGTGCTTTTGAAAAGAAGAGAGCAGTTGCATCTACAAAGAAACAGAAATAACTTGTCAACTCCTGAAAATCAAGTGTTTGGAACTGTGTTCATTTTACTGTAAATCACCGTTTTTGAGAACTCTGTACCTTTGACATCTTCTGGTGTATGGAAAATTTAAGCTTTTGCTGTATCCTATTGAGAGGATAAAGTTTATGGGACTGGATTGGGCTTTTTAATTAATGCTATTACTTCATTCCTTGCAAGATCCTTGAACATGGTGGATGAAATTCTGATGATGCGGGCCTTTCAGTGCAGAAGTTTGGTCTGGCAAATTTGCCTATTTTACGGTACTTAATGTGCTTTGGTAGCTGTACAGCATTTGATTGGTGCTGCAATTCATTATTTAAAACCGAGCAATCTACTTCTGAGgataattacataaatttaCTTTATCATAAAGCCTGAAGCCATATGGTTTATTAGTACGAAGGCCTAATTGGGTTCTCTGTTTTCTCTTTGTCCTGTGTGTTCTTTAAAGTTCTGATTCTGGGTGAAAAACTAGAAATCCTATGTTCGCCATACTTGTGACTCTGGGTGAAAAACTAGAATCCTATATGAGGGAATTATGATATTGACAGTTTCTTTGGCTCATAACTCAATTATGTGACTAATATAGAATTAGAATATGCTGAAATAATAATACTTCTGAACAATCGATtgacaattaaataaattgatacatGATTATgtaagataaaataaatgattagatgatctaatcatataattaaatgattagaTGATCTAATCGTATAATGAAATGTTCATTTGtttatactattattattattattttatatatgtataaaaagaGCTTGAACAAACAATTAGAAATAATTTTGATTCGAActgattttaacttaaattcatgatttgacTCATTTGtcaatttgattattgtttgtTCTACAAACAATACTATTCACTTTTCGGATGACATTATTCACCTGTCAACATCCTTCAAATGACACTGTA from Mangifera indica cultivar Alphonso chromosome 8, CATAS_Mindica_2.1, whole genome shotgun sequence includes:
- the LOC123222707 gene encoding uncharacterized protein LOC123222707, which translates into the protein MSAKTQLKTGLPQIFKSDTALKLAEQWVNNMTKVEEDEPTEVESEGRPSRLGLGAKVSRQSKFQPSNDPVERKLHARLDACKRKAAKNAEESPKDGHDDDDEDEDDLESRTSAFEKKRAVASTKKQK